The Dioscorea cayenensis subsp. rotundata cultivar TDr96_F1 chromosome 11, TDr96_F1_v2_PseudoChromosome.rev07_lg8_w22 25.fasta, whole genome shotgun sequence genomic interval aaaataaaaatcacaattatTTATAAAGTAGTAAATAATATAATCCAGCCAAGATTGATAAGTCAATGAGGCACTTAAGTTAAAATTATGAGTATATTTgttcacattatatatataaattatatacaattaaaacattttataaaatatatatatatattctatgtGAGGAACCTGAttaacaatcaacaataaaaataatttgttcaTCCATGTTTTTTAGCAAGGTtcttcaacaataaaaacatcattaattatttaaaaagaacaataaattatGCTTACAGCTAAAAATAACAGCCATGGAATTGCACAGCAAAGCAGCCAAAAAACACTTGCAATTGCATATCAAAACCCAATGAACAAAACCATTCAAGGATATGGAACAACAATACACATGCCGAAAAAATAAAGGAATACCATTTTACAAGAGCTTGGAGCTTAATCTTTGCTGAAACTTTATCGCATTTGCAGAACCAAGTAGGATCCTAAAGGCCAAGTACGGGCAACCGAAGAAGCGTAGGAGATTATGACAACCGCGTCCTACATCGATATTGTTTTCAAAACTTAAGCTGTTGATATACGTATTACCTTCGTAAATTAAACATAGCTGCTGCCACAATAACACGAAAATGCCGATTTCCACAGACAAGCTTGCAAATGCCAAGTATAGAAGAACAAAGCCCCTGGGTGGAAGAAGTAATACTGATCTAGCTAAGGCAGTGACAACCACTTTTAATACTGTTACAGCATGCTGATGGTTATATCTCACTGAAATCTCCAGAGGCGGCCAGATATGATAAGCAGCATATGTTGTCAAAATGGCAACATAAGTGCAACTTATTATGATCAACACAAGGAATGCAATGAATGACCGGTGATTTGCTGCTCCAACGCAATTTCCAATCTGCAAAAAGGGTAAACCTTGGAATTACAATCTTTATTGTAACCAATTGGAGACCAAACAGGCCGATAGGATGACAAGTTGTCGGTAATTCCATAGAAGATCAcagaaatcagaaatcaaaAACAAGTCAATATGTTATCCGCACAAGTCTAATGTTTCTGCAATAAGGTTCTATtagaaatgataataatataccACCAATTTCAGACAACAAAGGGATTTCAAACTTTAGCATTCCAGAGTATTTATTCAAAGATGACAGCAATCAAACGATGATGAACTCACATGATTATTTCAAACATACGTCATGCTCTTGCTGCCTTTCACAGATAAAATTCACGACAGTAGCACTATCATACACAAGACATGTTTATATTAAATGTGCAAACTGAAAAGGCACAACCTCCATCCGAGATGCAATTCTGATATTGCCAAACAATTTCTATCCTTTGGATCTTATGATCCTAGCAAACCTTGGAAATGGCTTCACTAATAGGCAGGTTTTCCTctatattgatatatttatttattatgaggAAAATTAGCTAGTAATTGCTCAAGAAACTTACAAATGGGCAGTGATGATCCATGTCGAACACACATGTTCTGCAAGAACGACAGTGATGTGTTCTTGGGCACTTTGGCTTTCTACAGTACAAACAgaaggtatagttctcaaggcCACCCTGTCCAACAATGGGATATCTACCCCATTCAACATTTGCCGATCTCCCAGCATGTCTGAATGCTGCAAGGAAGAAGCTTGAAAAAGTAATGATAGACAAAATAGCCGTTATCGAGCAATGGAATACCCCACAAAAATAGCTGATCAAGAATACAGTTGGATACACAGCCCAAACACCAGCACCTGCAGAGCACATGACAGATTACAATGGTTTCAAGAAGTAATCAGCAATGAGAAGCATACAGTTAGAAACTAGCCAAGAAAAACATGAAGTGAAGGAGTATTGGAAGGAATTAACAGACTTACTTATCACAATAAGCATAAATAagaccacaacaagaacaaagaaTCGATCCCGCAAACGTCTCCACCCGTGAAACCATTTACTATCGGGTTTCCTCCGAGACTGGTTTCGGTTTGTTATAGCACCACACCACCCACACTTGAATATAGACGAAGTAGATGAAAGAAGAATGCGCAAGCCACATCCCCAACATGTTGTCTCATGGCTCCCAATCATGTGATCAGTGCAATGCTCTTCCTATGCATGCTTAGGCATTAATAAAGCAAATGAAATGAACCCAATATCTACCTACATGACAAAAACTGGAAATTCCAATCTAGTGATAAATTATTGCCAAACTTCATAGATGAGCTTCAATATCTCACCATTTTCAACATAACAACCCTATCAAACTAATACTCCTAAATTCTGATTATTCACACATCACTAAATAAAAACTTCAGACAATGAACAAAGCATAAAAGATTGCAAATTTCTCAACAAGCACAAGTCAAAGGCTTGTTTGATTCATTCAAAGTCACAGATGTTTATcaatactaactaaaaaaagGATAACCATTCCATATAatccttgaaaaaaaatttaaaaaaaaaaccaaagatgaGATTTTTCAGCACAACAATTGTATTCTCTAGCTAAGATTGATGAGAAAAAGGGGTCAAAATCTAAACCGAATTGCAAAGGAAGAAACGTTGATACCTTAGCGGCTTCTTCATCCATCCACTTGCTGTTTGTCGAATAGAAACgaaggaggagaagagaagaacaagaaggaaaGCTCGGTTTGTTCAAAGGGAGAGTGGAAAAAGAGGAAGGACTAGAAAACTTTTTCCCTTTGCTTCTCTCTTGTTCTTTGGttgaaaattatcataaaacccccttgaattttttattttggtattttacTCGGTATATCCCCGAAAATACACCTAATAATTCGttgaaatttcaaaatgatATAATCAGCTTTATAAAGGTAAACAAATTTTACTAATATAATAGTCtttattgaatttatattaGTAagtgctattattattatttttttttagtaaaaatgaaagatacaattaaaaaaaacatatagatAAATACATAGTGGTAACGcctttaaaataatataataaaaatcataattctaaAATGATAAATCTTTTATCAATGAACAACGGTGCTAAAAGCCTGTTACATGAACAGTATTTTATCATCTAAGAATACAAATTTGTTCATTGGTTTTAATTCCcgaataataaaatttattcactttaattattttatttaatacaacaatttatgtgataaaaatatataaaacggGCAGTTAATTTTTATGATCCAAATGGTGGTTTCAAGCTACTAATTTATAGAGAACCAGAAAAAACATCAACCCAATGAAGTCTTCTCAGCATAGGCTGATTCAAGCATGGCTTGTTCAGCTTCATACACTTCTTTCTCCGTCTTCCTCCCTTTCTTGCTCTTATAGTATATACTCATGAAAGTACCAACAGCCTTGTACTTTCTACGGCATTCTTCATAGAGTTCACCATCAAACATACGCCAGAAATCCTTCTCACTCAGCTCACTGACTGCATATTGTGGTTGGAAACCATGGCTCTGAATCAACCATTTTTCGAAT includes:
- the LOC120271912 gene encoding protein S-acyltransferase 11-like isoform X2 encodes the protein MIGSHETTCWGCGLRILLSSTSSIFKCGWCGAITNRNQSRRKPDSKWFHGWRRLRDRFFVLVVVLFMLIVISAGVWAVYPTVFLISYFCGVFHCSITAILSIITFSSFFLAAFRHAGRSANVEWGRYPIVGQGGLENYTFCLYCRKPKCPRTHHCRSCRTCVFDMDHHCPFIGNCVGAANHRSFIAFLVLIIISCTYVAILTTYAAYHIWPPLEISVRYNHQHAVTVLKVVVTALARSVLLLPPRGFVLLYLAFASLSVEIGIFVLLWQQLCLIYEGNTYINSLSFENNIDVGRGCHNLLRFFGCPYLAFRILLGSANAIKFQQRLSSKLL
- the LOC120271912 gene encoding protein S-acyltransferase 11-like isoform X1; translated protein: MDEEAAKEEHCTDHMIGSHETTCWGCGLRILLSSTSSIFKCGWCGAITNRNQSRRKPDSKWFHGWRRLRDRFFVLVVVLFMLIVISAGVWAVYPTVFLISYFCGVFHCSITAILSIITFSSFFLAAFRHAGRSANVEWGRYPIVGQGGLENYTFCLYCRKPKCPRTHHCRSCRTCVFDMDHHCPFIGNCVGAANHRSFIAFLVLIIISCTYVAILTTYAAYHIWPPLEISVRYNHQHAVTVLKVVVTALARSVLLLPPRGFVLLYLAFASLSVEIGIFVLLWQQLCLIYEGNTYINSLSFENNIDVGRGCHNLLRFFGCPYLAFRILLGSANAIKFQQRLSSKLL